TAGTGCCCTGGCTCTTATGCATATGCAGCTCCCCAAAGTCAAAGACCTTTGCATTTCCCTCCAGCAGAATCAGAAAGTCTGGTAAATGGGAACCACACCCCACAGCCTGCAACACGGGGACCCTCGGCCTGTGCCAGCCACAGTTCCCTGGTAAGCTCTATTGAGAAGGACCTGCAAGAGATCATGGACTCACTGGTGCTAGAGGAGCCTGGAGCTGCTGGCAAGAAGCCTGCCACAACCTCTCCACTGTCGCCGATGGCTAATGGTGGGCGCTACCTGCTGTCTCCCCCAACCAGCCCTGGTGCCATGTCTGTGGGCTCCAGCTATGAGAACACCTCTCCAGCCTTCTCTCCACTCTCTTCACCAGCCAGCAGTGGAAGCTGTGCCAGTCACTCACCCAGTGGGCAAGAGCCAGGACCTTCTGTGCCCCCGCTGGTACCTGCCCGTTCCTCCAGCTACCATCTGGCCCTGCAGCCCCCACAGTCCCGCCCAAGTGGTGCTCGCTCTGAGAGTCCTCGGCTGAGCAGGAAAGGGGGCCATGAGAGGcctcccagccctggcctccGGGGTCTGCTAACAGACAGCCCTGCAGCTACTGTGTTGGCGGAGGCCCGGAGAGCCACTGAGAGCCCCCGGCTGGGTGGGCAGCTGCCTGTGGTGGCCATCAGCCTGAGTGAATACCCAGCTTCTGGTGCTCTCAGTCAACCCACCAGCATTCCTGGCAGCCCTAAGTTCCAGCCTCCAGTCCCTGCTCCCCGAAACAAGATTGGCACACTCCAGGACCGCCCTCCCAGCCCTTTCCGTGAGCCTCCAGGCAGTGAGCGGGTGCTAACAACTAGCCCCTCACGCCAACTAGTGGGCCGAACATTTTCAGATGGGTTAGCCACCCGTACCCTGCAGCCTCCTGAGAGTCCCCGCCTGGGCCGGCGGGGCCTGGACAGTATGCGAGAACTACCCCCCTTAAGTCCATCTCTGTCCCGGCGAGCCCTCTCCCCACTGCCCACCCGGACCACCCCAGATCCCAAGCTAAGCAGGGAAGTGGCAGAGAGTCCTCGGCCCCGGCGCTGGGCAGCCCATGGGGCTTCACCAGAGGACTTCTCCCTGACGCTGGGGGCACGGGGCCGTAGGACACGGAGCCCCTCACCCACACTGGGTGAGTCTCTGGCACCCCGCAAGGGCAGCTTCAGTGGCAGGCTGAGCCCAGCCTACAGTCTGGGCTCTCTTACTGGGGCTTCACCCTGCCAAAGTCCCTGTGTCCAGAGGAAGCTCTCCAGCGGGGACTTGCGGGTGCCTGTCACAAGGGAGCGGAAAAATAGCATCACAGAGATCAGTGACAATGAGGACGACCTCCTGGAGTACCACCGGCGACAGCGCCAAGAGCGGCTCCGGGAGCAGGAGATGGAGAGGCTGGTGAGCAGGTGCCAGGGAGGCTTGCCACTGTCCATGGCAGAGTCTCTGCCAGGGCTTGAGCAGACCAGCTGGCAGAGCGGGAGGGGCCCTCAAACAGGGCTTGGGCTTCTCAAGGTACCCCACCTCCAGAATACACTTTAGTGATCAATATCTTATGGTTCTGGTGCCCTGAAGAAGAAATTCTTTTGAAATCTCTAAGGCTTTGTTTTAAATTCGtgctaattttgcatttattcaacatagcatttgttttaatgtataaattaaattTCACATTGTTTACTCAAGCACAGTGAAGCTCTAGGAAAACATCCCACAGGTATGGTAAGACCTTGAACCTCCCAGTTTGAGAAGCAGGTTGAAGTAGGTTGAGTaggctgaagctcagagaggggaatggctttgtccaaggtcacacagcaagttctGGGAGAGCTGGAATTGGAACCCAAGTCTCCTGactctaagacttttttttagaaaagtacCTTGTCCTTTTTTGCTTCTCTTTGGCATCTACAAGTGGGTGGGAGCTGCTCACCCTGGCCCAGGCAGTATCATCTAGGAGTGTGGGTGGCAGGGAAGAAGGACAGAGCAGGATAGGCAACCCTGGCCTGACCGTTAGCCAGCCTCTGTAattgtgactgtgtgtgtccgtgtgcatGCGTGTGGGTGTGTGCAGGGGCCGGGTGTGGCTCTAGGCAGCTGTCCTGGAGATGGCATCTGAGCTGGGTCAGGGCCCGGATTCCCCAGATAACTCAGGGAGCTTAAGGGGCTCTGGCTGGTGTGTACACAGTCGAGCCCATGTACAGAAGAATGGATTCTGCCCTCTGTCCTTGCAAGCAGAACAGGGTTCTTTGGGAGGTGAGCAGGAACCCTGGGACTGGTTTGAGGAGGAGAATCAGAACTGATGAGAACCAGAACTGAAGCATCTGGAGATGCTTTTGGAAGAGGTTGGGACAGTTTTGGATGAGGGTATAggattgtgtgtttgtgttggaTAGGGGTGAGATGAGGCAGATTCCGTCTTTTCCTTTGctgcatcttctctttttttttttttttttttgaggcggagtctcgctctgtcacccaggctggagtgcagtggccagatctcagctcactgcaagctctgcctccctggtttacgccattctcctgcctcagcctcccgagtagctgggactacaggcgcccgccaccacgcctggctagtctttttgtattttttttagtagagacggggtttcaccgtgttagccaggatggtctcaatctcctgacctcgtgatccgcccgtctcggcctcccaaagtgctgggattacaggcttgagccaccgtgcctggcctgctgcATCTTCTCTTCACTGTTTTTGCATTGGTCTAGATGGGAATGCATGGCCATTCTAAGCTGGGGTCTCATCCTGGAGAGGGGGCAGTAAGCCTGGCACAGGCAGAGTGGCAGGCACAGCCTCCCCCAACTCCTCCATCAGTCTCCCCACCCCTATTCCCACACATAAGCACACATCTTACCACTAGTCCTGACCTGCCTCACCTGCCACTTTAAGTCTTGGAGGCTGCCcgccctgcccctcccacctcaACCAGGCTGCTTATCTGGGTCCTGGGGCAGGGGCGGAGGCActggcccagcctcccaggtGCCGAGGCTctgttcctgttttttttttttttgccatggaaCTGGGCAAGCAACAGGAGGCAAGCTGGGTAAGTGTATGAGAATGCCTCTCCAGCCTTCTCTCCACTTCCTGTGGTTTGGGTTCATGGCCAAACTGTAAGTGGTGAGAGACACTTGAGGAGGTCTAGGGACCCTGGAGAGCCATGGGAGCCTCACAAGCCAGGCTTCAGGCCTATAGATAGGCCTGCAGGAGAAGGCAACAAAGACCAGGAATGCGATTGTATCATCCCTCCTTTACTTCCTAGGCCCCTGAGAGGTGACTGTATCTGGGTGGGTGTGTATGTGGAGAGGGGTGGATGAAGTGGTAGGGCCATGGGAGTACTCACTCATGGGCCTGGGCATTCAAGGACTGGTAGCAGCCCATCCTGCTGATAAACAGCCAAGGGCTGCCTGAAGGTAACTTGGAGCTGAGGTGGGGACAGAAGGCCGTGTCCTTGGTTTACCTCTtctccatgtgtgtctgtgtttgggtGTCTGGTCCCTGTGGGCTTGTGGGTCTGTTTTCCAGCCCTGTCTGTCTGCATACGTGCCCACCTGTCTGTATGCTAGACTGTGTTTATCTGTGAGTGTGCATCAGTGTGCATTTGTGCATGTCAGGGCTGGTGTCTTTGTACCTGCTTATTAATGCAAGTCCAGGGCACATATTGTGTCCTTGTGTGCCTGTGCATCAATGCTGGTGTGTCAGTGTGTGTCCTTGTGTCTGTAGTTCTGTGTGTACCTGCATTAGGACGAGCACCCGAGTTTATCTGTGTCTCATTGTGGTCTGTAGTCTACTTAACAGTATGTTTCCGTATGTGTTTGGTATGTTCCTTTGTGTCCATGAGGAAGCCCTGTCCTGGGGTagattgaaaaaagaaaggaacaggaagatggaaggggctgccccagaagtgggcaggaagaaccAGGCTGTTGTGCCATGTGGACAGGTGGCACAACAGCCTggttcttcctgcccacttcTGGGGCACCCTAtttccctctgcctcccccaggTCTTGGAGTCAGGCATCTCCTGACTTGACACTGATGACCTAGCCACCAGTAACCTTGCTCTCCCTCCTGACAGGATACTGAACCTGGCACTATCCCCACCAGGGCTCAGCTTCCTCCCCTTCATGTCCTGCTCTGTCCATCCTTCCCAGGAACGCCAGCGCCTGGAGACCATCCTGAACCTATGTGCCGAATACAGCCGGGCTGATGGGGGATCTGAGGCCGGGGAGCTCCCCAGCATTGGGGAGGCCACCATAGCATTGGCACTGGCAGGCCGGAGGCCCTCACGAGGCCTTGTAGGGGCCTCTGGGCGGAGCAGCGAGGAGCCTGGAGTTGCCACCCAACGCCTGTGGGAGAGTATGGAGCGCTCAGATGAGGAAAATCTCAAGGAGGAGTGCAGCAGCACTGAGAGCACCCAGCAGGAGGTGAGATGGAGGGGTAGGCAAGAcaaagaggctgaggttggaccTGCTGGGGGCAGAGGAGGCTAGTGTATTGAATGCCAAGGTCCATTGAGGAGAAGGATCAAGTTTGGGAAGAGATTCGAGAGCAGAGGTGCAGAAATGAGacaaggaaaagaagggaggTGTTGATGAGCTTCCCAAGCTATAAATATGCTTTATGACCTGCCTTTCCATGGGGCTCCACCCAGGCCTGGCACTCAGTGGTAAATCTTTATTATCTTCAGCAGAGCCCTTATTGCTCCCCtcaaaggtgggggtggggggaggcaggGAATTAGCCTCCTGTCTCAGTCCAGCTATTCCTCAGCAAGTGCGTGGAGGAACAGGTGATCCATTTTCTTGGTCTGACTCCAAAAGGCTCTAGGCTTCCTCAGTTGATAGTTTCCCTCCCCTCCAGCATGAAGACACACCTAGCACCAAGCTCCAGGGAGAGGTGCTAGCCCTGGAAGAGGAGCGGGCTCAGGTGCTGGGGCGCGTGGAGCAGCTCAAGGTCCGTGTGAAGGAGCTAGAGCAGCAGCTGCAGGAGTCAGCCCGAGAGGTGAGCCATGAAGGCCCTAGCTAGACTCTTCCCTAGGCCAACTGAAGGCCCCAGAGTGGGGCCACAGTCATCTGCTTTGATGGGGACCCTGGTGTCTGCCCCCAGGCCGAAATGGAGCGAGCACTgctgcagggagagagggaggcagagcgGGCACTGCTGCAGAAGGAGCAGAAGGCAGTGGATCAACTGCAGGAGAAGCTGGTGGCCTTGGAGACAGGCATCCAGAAGGAGAGGGACAAGGTAACCCACACCTGGCCCGGCTTAGTGCTGGGTACCAGTGGcctgggagagaaggagaaacgTCTTCTCTTGGGCCCTGCACCCCTCACCTCATCATCCATTCTGCAGTACAAGTGGTCTCTGTGGCCTTCCAGGGACAGGGTGACTTGTCCTCCTCTGTGGAAGGTACCAGCTTGGAGGGCACTGCCAAGGGCTGGGCTGGTGTCTGGGGTCTCCTCTGTTTGGGTCTGTGTGCTACCTCTGGGTGCCTGCCATCCTAGGCCCTTTATGGCCCTTCTAGGAAGTGCGAAAGCCCCTTCTTGGGCAGTGAGCACAGCCCGAGGGACTGACACTGGGGAGTGATTCAAGTTTGGGTCCCACCATCTGGAGAACATCTCCCTCCAAGCATGCCACAAGTGCTTACATTGTGATCTTTGGGAGATGACCCTCGGGCCTCTGCTTCCCTTGAGCCTTCAGGATCTGCAGCCTCCTGTCCCAGGTGACCCtagctcctgcccctgcccctttcAGATTTCGTGCCAGCCTGCAGGGGCCACTCCCAGATGCCCAACACCGTGCCAAAAGCTCTGAAGTGGAGAGGGGTCATCTATTTCTGGATCTGACAGTATTTTTCcaataatttaattttccttctggATTTTTTGAGTTTCTTCCTCCTGCCCTCAACTTTGAGGATCTTAAAaattctttgacccattggttttttttgtttgttttttttggagctTTTGCTCTGGCCCCCAAAACCACACTCCCAAATTCTGTGCCAAATTAACTTCATGCTTGCCAACTAGGCCTACACTAACGCCCCTTCTAATCACTGACCTGGGCTTTCCGCATGCCCCTAACTTGCAGTGCCACCCAGGTAGGGCTGAGCCATGCCCGCTTTTGCACTAACTCAATGGGTGCCTCCGTGCCCCTGGCCTCTCCCCTCTAATGCTGCCTCCTTCTTTTCTTGGTGTGGGACCCCAGAGTTTTGATATGAAAGGAATTGGCAGGAGGACTGGTAGCTCAACTTTACTCAAGGGGGCATTGGCAGGAGGGGTATAAGGGTGGGGGAAATGCTTGGCTGTGGAGCTGCTCAGACTGAAGTTCTCCCATTGGAAATGCCTAGGCTGCTGTCTTAGGCTACTGTCTGAGGACAGCATGAGATAACTCAAGGAAGCTTCCTGGCAGCTTCCTATACGCAGACCAGGCTGTCTTCCACCTATTCCCTTGCCTGCCTTCTGGAGCCCAGGAGCAAGGAGGCCCAGTTGTGGGCATGGTCTTGGAGGGCTTGAACAGGACCTCTCTGCCAACACAGTGGCTACCCTTCCTAGCTTTCCCCTGGGGCTTCCTAAATTCAGATACCCATCAGAGGTTGGTAATGGGTAGCCCCTACTCTTCCCCTCACCCCTGAGCCACCTATAACACAGGGTATTTTAAAGCCTGAGTCCAAGGCTGAGGAAGCACCTAAACCTCAGCAACTGGCCTGATCAGGTCCTCCTCTCTGGGGATGGGTAGATGAGTTGGGTAGAGGGGTGGGAGTGACTGGGTTCAGCACAGGGCCTCACTCCTAGGGATAAAGCTCAGCATTTCAGAAGGAACCTGCCTAATCTCGTTTCCCACTGACCTGGAGTTTTTTGGAGGCCTGGATTTCACTTTCTCTGTGGGGAAGAAAGAAGTTATTTAAGGCTGTGGTAGtgacggtggtggtggtgatggtggtagtgatggcaGTGGTGTGGAGGGTTCACTCggcttccctcccctgcccccagcccatgGCTCCACTCCGACTTTGGAATCAGTAATCACAGTTTCTCCTCTGCCTGTCCTTTGAGGGGTGACTCACCAAACCCTCCCCTCATCCCCCTTCCCGCCCTCAGAGGTGTCATCTCACCCCAGACAGAACAGTCCACCCCCTCTGTACCCACTCCTGGGACTCTTATTACCATGACAACGGCCCGAACTAATTGCAACCCTTATCCCTGAAGTTCAGCCTGCAGGGCCAACACCCCACCCCGACCCtgggcaggaggggagggaggccaAGGGTGTTGGGCTGGGGTCCCCTCTGCCACACTGCTTTAACATCCTCAGCTCCTGGTTCACGCCCAACCCTGGATTTAACCTTCACCATCACTTTTTACCCTGGGTTAAATTTTGGTCTCTGGGCTGTGGTAGAAGGGGAGGGATGAGAACTGGAGGCTCCGATTCTGTGATGCGGAACCAGCCTTGACTGGTTTGGAGAGAAAACAGAGGGCCTTTTCTCAGGACCTACCCAACAATTTCAGTTTAAGGGACCCCAGGAGACCAAAATCTGTGCCCTGCCCCCACACCTCTGCCTGTGTTACCCCACCCCCTGCACCTCTGACTGCTGTGTTACCCTTCAGCTCCTGGTCTCGGGCCCTCTGCCTCTTCACCTCTTTCCTTCCTCACTTTCCCTTTCTACTCTTTTCTTCTCCTCACCTGGTTATTCTCCTCTTCTATTCcagccttttttcttctctcaaccCCCACTGCCGACCCCCATTCTgtcccgccctggcctccctccCGCGCTCCCCTCCCGCCGCTGCCGGGCCGGAGTTGAGGAGTGTGTGTTCTGTTTCTCCCCTGTGCCCCGCCCTCTCCCTCGCCCTCCCGCCGACCAGGAGAGGGCGGAGCTGGCCGCGGGACGGAGGCACCTGGAGGCCCGCCAGGCGCTCTACGCCGAGCTCCAGACGCAGCTCGATAACTGCCCCGAGTCAGTGCGGGAACAGTTACAGGAGCAGCTGAGAAGGGTCAGTTCCACCGCCCCCCCTCCCCCGGCCCCCGCGGGCCACGccccagaaggaagagaggagagcgGTGGGACGGGACCACCTGGCCCCTGCAGTACCTGCCGGACACCAGGGTCGGTGCTGTGGCTTGGAGGGAACCGGGAAGGTTGGGGGGTCAGCGCTCCAGGCCATGATGCCCGCGAAAGGGCAAGGCCAAGTACAGCGGGAGCTGGGTAAAGGCAGGTTTCCTACCCAATTTCCCCGGGTCCAGCCCCATACAACGCATGCCTCTGTGGCCTGGCCTTCCAGGTGCAGAGTGGCATTGCAAGCACCACCCAACCCCCTTTGTCACTGTCGTTGAAGGAGGCAGAGGCCCTGGAGACTGAGACAAAGCTCTTTGAGGACTTGGAGTTCCAGCAGTTGGAGCGGGAGAGCCGCGTGGAGGAGGAGCGTGAGCTGGCCGGTCAGGGGCTGCTCCGGAGCAAGGCTGAGCTGCTCCGCAGCATCGCCAAGAGGAAGGTGTGCCCCACCCCGTTCCCTGCTGCGTGCTGTTGGAGGCCTgtgacctgggtttgaatcccgaTGACTTCACAAAAGTTAACTTCGCCTGTTGTGCCtgggtttccttgtctgtaaaatgagaattataacaggttgttatgagaattaaacaagATGTAAAGACAGAATAAGATGTGATTGTAGTAAGCACTCGGTgaagaatagctattattattaagcTCTGACTCCCCTCGGTCTTCCAGTGGAAAGTGGATTCTGCTCCCATTCAGAGCCTGGCACTGGCCTGTCAGGAAGGTgaaagatggaggaggaggaggtttgCCCCGTGCGTGCAGAGCTCTTGTCTGGTGGAAGTGCTGGGACACACAGAAAGATTTGAGATCTGGATATTAGAGCCAGCTAGGGGCCCTAGAAAGGGCATTCATTTGGGTTCCAGCCATGGCTCCGTCCTGCCTTGGCCGAGCTGTAAAACAAGGGTTATTGCATATTGTGGCCTGGTTGGCTCTGACACGCTAGCTAGATACTGTGATTGTCTGCTCCTGATCTCAGCCAGACCACAGGATGGTGGCGCAGGTGCCTGTGTGTGAGCGTAGGGAGTAAAGCTGGGAGGAGGTATGTGTTAGTAAGGGTTGGGAAGAGGTGAGAGAGGGACTGGAGAGGATGGCTCAAGCAGCTTCCACCCTTATGGCTGAAGCTTGTGgccaggcacatgcacacatgcatgtacattATGCCTGACTGGAGTTAGTGTGGAGGAAGTGAGCATGGTGAGATTGGGGAGGGGTGTCTAAAATTGGCGACTTAGAAGATTCGCTGGCTAGCCTGGGGTTGGTGGTAAGTGGGGAGCTGCTGGACTTTCCTTGAGTCCAGATCCCATGCTTCTCTCCCTGAGCTGCTGTCTTACAAATGCACTGACTGatgaatggaaggaagaaaattgACACACCTAAGCACATGAGTGTGTGTCAGGCACCTTGCTGGGAGTCTTCCTTGGATTACCTCATGCTGTCCTTAGGATGGTATCATAAGACAAgtgctattatccccattttatagacaaggaaactagGAGTAGGAGAAGCTACACATTTTGCCCAAAGCCTCCCATAATAtaagctttggagtcagaattGGAACCCAGGCCTGTTGGCCCAAATCCCATGTTCCTTCTACTGTACTGCACTGAGGCTAGGGGTGGGCACTTCTCtagcctcttcctccttcttcctggaGGGAATGAGGTAGGGAGCTGTAGATCAGCTAATCTCATCCCTTTGGGATTCTGGTGAGTATAAGCTCCGGGGAGTTTGGGAGGGCTTGGCGGTAGTGGATTCCTCTTCCCACACCCACTCTGGCTCCTGGGAAACCGGAGCTCAACCCCTGGGACCTGGGGTATCACATTCTTCCCCATGCTCCTCCTTAGGAACCTTATCCAGCTTTCATTCTCAGACCCTAGTGTCCCACCCTAAGCTCTGTCTACCCTGGTGCCCTGTGCTCTCCTGCCCTTTCCACTCTGATTCAGAGTGGCTCAGAGTACTGGCCTGGGAGTTCAATAGATGATTCTAGTCCTTGCTCTACCACTTAGCTGGCTAAGAGATCTTAGCTTCTAAATATGTTGgtgttctcacctataaaatggatataaatGCAGCTGCCTCATAAGGGAGCTTATTAAATGACATAACAAATGCAAAACATTTAGCAGAGTTCCTGGCTCCTAATGGGTTCTTAGTAGATGGTGGCTCTTGCAGTGAGGATTACTGCCCAAcctactttgttgttgttgttgattttgagacagagtctcgctgttgtcacccaggccagagtgcaatggtatgatctcagcttaccgcaaccttcacctcccgggttcaagcgattctcctgcctcagcgtctcaagtagccaggattacaggtgccccccaccacacctggctaatttttgtatttttggtagagatgggatttcaccatgttggccaggctggtctcaaactcctaacctcaggtgatccagcctcctcagcctcccaaagtgctaagattataggcgtgagccaccacacccggccagcctACTTTGGTCTTCTTTTGGACTGACCCCAGATTTAGGACATCATCCTTCTTTAACTCTTCCTTTCCCATGATTTGCTCCTAAGGGTGGTGGTTTAAGGCTGCCTTCTTCAGGAAGCTCTCCTGGGATTAACCCAGCCCATTTTTCCTATCCCTCATCCTTCCCCCttattatcttttcatttccttttagcaCATGATTGTtgagccaggtactgttctaaaaGCCCTATTGAGGGtataaagacagaaaagacaATGTGGATCTTATGTTTGGGGCAGGGTAGTGGTAGTGGTAACAGATATattcacaaataacaataatagagGCAGACGGTGATACAGAAGAATGTGAGCACAGAGGAAGGAGCAAAGAAATTGAGTGGCAATCAAGGGAGGCTTTGGAGAGGAGGTAGCATTTGGTCTAATCTTAGATGATAAGTAAGCTCTTGATAGGTAGAGAAGATTGGGACAGCTCTTCTGGCCTAAGGAAGTGACATAAGAAAGGCCCGAGAGTTTACAGCTACACAGCTGAGTGTACAGTGTGGCTGAGCTGAGAGGACATGGAGGCAGTAGGAGGGAGGGGAGCTGCAAAGGGTTTGGGAGCCCCGAATGCCTGGTAAGGAGTCTGTGCTTTATCCTGTGTGTAATGAGGAGCCACTGAAAGATTTTGAGGAGAGGCATGATCTGACCTTAtttgtggattttaaaaaaattattcaagtaaTATTCCTTTTtagaaagtaatttttctttttagaaagatTAGAAAATTCAGATAAGCAAACAAACCTCAAAGTCATCTTAGGAAGACATCTGTGACAGTGTGGAGTGAATCAGGAAGTTGAGAGAGTGGAAGCAGAGGCTGGTGAGAAGGTCCAGaccagggaagcagagggccTGGATTTGAGTGGTGGCAAGTGGGGTTGGGACAGGGAGAATGAGGCAGATGGAGTGTCTCTAGGCTTTGGGACCCATTGGTTGTGGGGTAAGGGAAGGGAGGTTAGAGGATCTGAGTGGTGTGCCTAATGGCACAGGGGTCGTTGGtctagggagggaggaaggcctgAGGGAAGGAGCCCACATGGCAGCCTGTGTTTTCTTAGGGTGAGTTGAGGC
Above is a genomic segment from Chlorocebus sabaeus isolate Y175 chromosome 1, mChlSab1.0.hap1, whole genome shotgun sequence containing:
- the PHLDB1 gene encoding pleckstrin homology-like domain family B member 1 isoform X12, which encodes MCAWRAKAAAERTPARPGGSLATAMHRSGRGRGRGRPPGTQELWSLRTMDTLNRNQIGPGCKTQTMVQKGPLDLIETGKGLKVQTDKPHLVSLGSGRLSTAITLLPLEEGRTVIGSAARDISLQGPGLAPEHCYIENLRGTLTLYPCGNACTIDGLPVRQPTRLTQGCMLCLGQSTFLRFNHPAEAKWMKSMIPAGGRAPGPPYSPVPAESESLVNGNHTPQPATRGPSACASHSSLVSSIEKDLQEIMDSLVLEEPGAAGKKPATTSPLSPMANGGRYLLSPPTSPGAMSVGSSYENTSPAFSPLSSPASSGSCASHSPSGQEPGPSVPPLVPARSSSYHLALQPPQSRPSGARSESPRLSRKGGHERPPSPGLRGLLTDSPAATVLAEARRATESPRLGGQLPVVAISLSEYPASGALSQPTSIPGSPKFQPPVPAPRNKIGTLQDRPPSPFREPPGSERVLTTSPSRQLVGRTFSDGLATRTLQPPESPRLGRRGLDSMRELPPLSPSLSRRALSPLPTRTTPDPKLSREVAESPRPRRWAAHGASPEDFSLTLGARGRRTRSPSPTLGESLAPRKGSFSGRLSPAYSLGSLTGASPCQSPCVQRKLSSGDLRVPVTRERKNSITEISDNEDDLLEYHRRQRQERLREQEMERLERQRLETILNLCAEYSRADGGSEAGELPSIGEATIALALAGRRPSRGLVGASGRSSEEPGVATQRLWESMERSDEENLKEECSSTESTQQEHEDTPSTKLQGEVLALEEERAQVLGRVEQLKVRVKELEQQLQESAREAEMERALLQGEREAERALLQKEQKAVDQLQEKLVALETGIQKERDKEAEALETETKLFEDLEFQQLERESRVEEERELAGQGLLRSKAELLRSIAKRKERLAVLDSQAGQIRAQAVQESERLARDKNASLQLLQKEKEKLTVLERRYHSLTGGRPFPKTTSTLKEVYRSKMDGEATSPLPRTRSGPLPSSSGSSSSSSQLSVATLGRSPSPKSALLTQNGTGSLPRNLAATLQDIETKRQLALQQKGQQVIEEQRRRLAELKQKAAAEAQCQWDALHGAAPFPAGPSGFPTLMHHSILHHLPAGRERGEEGEHAYDTLSLESSDSMETSISTGGNSACSPDNMSSASGLDMGKIEEMEKMLKEAHAEKNRLMESREREMELRRQALEEERRRREQVERRLQSESARRQQLVEKEVKMREKQFSQARPLTRYLPIRKEDFDLKTHIESSGHGVDTCLHVVLSSKVCRGYLVKMGGKIKSWKKRWFVFDRLKRTLSYYVDKHETKLKGVIYFQAIEEVYYDHLRSAAKSPNPALTFCVKTHDRLYYMVAPSAEAMRIWMDVIVTGAEGYTQFMN
- the PHLDB1 gene encoding pleckstrin homology-like domain family B member 1 isoform X14, with translation MDTLNRNQIGPGCKTQTMVQKGPLDLIETGKGLKVQTDKPHLVSLGSGRLSTAITLLPLEEGRTVIGSAARDISLQGPGLAPEHCYIENLRGTLTLYPCGNACTIDGLPVRQPTRLTQGCMLCLGQSTFLRFNHPAEAKWMKSMIPAGGRAPGPPYSPVPAESESLVNGNHTPQPATRGPSACASHSSLVSSIEKDLQEIMDSLVLEEPGAAGKKPATTSPLSPMANGGRYLLSPPTSPGAMSVGSSYENTSPAFSPLSSPASSGSCASHSPSGQEPGPSVPPLVPARSSSYHLALQPPQSRPSGARSESPRLSRKGGHERPPSPGLRGLLTDSPAATVLAEARRATESPRLGGQLPVVAISLSEYPASGALSQPTSIPGSPKFQPPVPAPRNKIGTLQDRPPSPFREPPGSERVLTTSPSRQLVGRTFSDGLATRTLQPPESPRLGRRGLDSMRELPPLSPSLSRRALSPLPTRTTPDPKLSREVAESPRPRRWAAHGASPEDFSLTLGARGRRTRSPSPTLGESLAPRKGSFSGRLSPAYSLGSLTGASPCQSPCVQRKLSSGDLRVPVTRERKNSITEISDNEDDLLEYHRRQRQERLREQEMERLERQRLETILNLCAEYSRADGGSEAGELPSIGEATIALALAGRRPSRGLVGASGRSSEEPGVATQRLWESMERSDEENLKEECSSTESTQQEHEDTPSTKLQGEVLALEEERAQVLGRVEQLKVRVKELEQQLQESAREAEMERALLQGEREAERALLQKEQKAVDQLQEKLVALETGIQKERDKEAEALETETKLFEDLEFQQLERESRVEEERELAGQGLLRSKAELLRSIAKRKERLAVLDSQAGQIRAQAVQESERLARDKNASLQLLQKEKEKLTVLERRYHSLTGGRPFPKTTSTLKEVYRSKMDGEATSPLPRTRSGPLPSSSGSSSSSSQLSVATLGRSPSPKSALLTQNGTGSLPRNLAATLQDIETKRQLALQQKGQQVIEEQRRRLAELKQKAAAEAQCQWDALHGAAPFPAGPSGFPTLMHHSILHHLPAGRERGEEGEHAYDTLSLESSDSMETSISTGGNSACSPDNMSSASGLDMGKIEEMEKMLKEAHAEKNRLMESREREMELRRQALEEERRRREQVERRLQSESARRQQLVEKEVKMREKQFSQARPLTRYLPIRKEDFDLKTHIESSGHGVDTCLHVVLSSKVCRGYLVKMGGKIKSWKKRWFVFDRLKRTLSYYVDKHETKLKGVIYFQAIEEVYYDHLRSAAKSPNPALTFCVKTHDRLYYMVAPSAEAMRIWMDVIVTGAEGYTQFMN